A window of the Branchiibius hedensis genome harbors these coding sequences:
- a CDS encoding FAD-dependent oxidoreductase codes for MTDAAMLSEQGPVEAFDEVVDVLVVGSGAGGLAAAVTAADSGCSVMVAEKADRCGGATGRSGGWMWTPGTSFAKADGVDEDPLDGPRTYLEQRLGEQFDASRVEAYLRAAPRMVDFFQQRTHLTFTPGSWIHDIYGDTPGAGTGHRSVGPDPIDTNTLPERVRSILPKQLWETSFLGMGIMAGPDLQGFLRAAQRDPRGLWHATKRTTRHLLDLTLHRESRHLVNGAALIARLLASADDLGVDVRVNTAVRSLIRDSSGAIRGAVLESPRGTVTVGARRAVVLAAGGFPADVRRRVEFFPHGTGADHHTLAPATDTGDGLRMGTWAGGDLDTSVASPVAWCPVSLVPHRGRADGVFPHIMDRGKPGIIGVTADGRRFVNEANGYHDYVLGMLRATPEGQPVESWLIADHRAQRRYPLGMSKPFPVPVWPYLRSGYLQRADTLEELAEKCGIDGAQLAKTVQQFNEEAARGQDPEYGRGTTAFNRYSGDPTVRPNPTLAVLDRPPYYAVKVLPGSFGTFLGLRADERSRVLSADGSVIPGLYAVGTDQGSVFGGHYPSGASTSGRRWFSDI; via the coding sequence ATGACTGACGCAGCGATGCTCAGCGAGCAGGGCCCTGTCGAGGCCTTCGACGAAGTCGTCGATGTGCTCGTGGTCGGATCGGGCGCCGGTGGTTTGGCTGCTGCGGTCACCGCCGCGGACAGTGGCTGCTCGGTCATGGTGGCGGAGAAGGCGGACCGCTGCGGTGGTGCGACCGGTCGCTCCGGCGGTTGGATGTGGACACCGGGCACGTCGTTCGCCAAGGCCGACGGGGTGGACGAGGATCCGCTGGACGGACCGCGCACCTACCTCGAGCAGCGGCTGGGCGAGCAGTTCGACGCCTCGCGCGTGGAAGCCTATCTGCGTGCCGCGCCGCGCATGGTCGACTTCTTCCAGCAGCGGACCCACCTCACCTTCACCCCGGGCTCCTGGATCCACGACATCTACGGGGACACTCCGGGCGCCGGCACCGGGCACCGCTCGGTCGGACCGGATCCAATCGACACCAACACGCTGCCGGAGCGGGTGCGCAGCATCCTGCCGAAACAACTATGGGAGACCTCGTTCCTGGGCATGGGCATTATGGCCGGTCCCGACCTGCAGGGCTTCCTACGCGCCGCACAACGCGATCCGCGCGGACTGTGGCACGCAACCAAACGAACCACCAGGCACCTGCTGGACCTGACCCTGCACCGGGAGAGCCGCCACCTGGTCAACGGCGCCGCCCTGATCGCCCGCCTCCTCGCCTCGGCCGACGACCTCGGCGTCGACGTCCGAGTGAACACGGCGGTGCGCTCCTTGATCCGCGACAGCAGCGGCGCGATCCGCGGTGCCGTGCTCGAAAGTCCCCGTGGCACAGTGACGGTCGGTGCCCGACGCGCAGTTGTGCTGGCAGCGGGTGGGTTCCCGGCCGACGTACGGCGACGGGTCGAGTTCTTCCCGCACGGCACCGGAGCGGACCATCACACGTTGGCTCCGGCCACCGACACCGGCGACGGGCTACGGATGGGCACCTGGGCCGGTGGCGATCTGGACACGAGCGTTGCCTCACCGGTCGCCTGGTGCCCGGTCTCCCTCGTGCCGCACCGCGGCCGAGCAGACGGGGTCTTCCCGCACATCATGGACCGCGGCAAACCAGGCATCATCGGCGTCACGGCGGATGGGCGACGATTCGTCAACGAAGCCAACGGCTACCACGACTACGTGCTCGGCATGTTGCGGGCAACACCCGAGGGCCAGCCCGTGGAGTCCTGGCTGATCGCAGACCACCGAGCGCAGCGACGGTACCCGCTGGGAATGTCCAAACCCTTCCCGGTGCCGGTGTGGCCCTACCTGCGCAGCGGCTATCTCCAACGCGCGGACACCCTGGAGGAGCTGGCCGAGAAGTGCGGCATCGACGGCGCTCAGTTGGCGAAGACCGTCCAGCAGTTCAACGAAGAGGCGGCTCGCGGGCAGGATCCCGAATACGGCCGGGGGACAACTGCATTCAATCGATACTCCGGTGACCCGACCGTGCGGCCGAACCCGACACTGGCGGTACTGGACCGTCCGCCGTACTACGCGGTGAAGGTGCTGCCGGGATCATTCGGAACGTTCTTGGGGCTGCGCGCCGACGAGCGTTCGCGGGTGCTGAGCGCCGACGGTTCGGTCATTCCCGGACTGTACGCCGTGGGTACCGACCAGGGCTCGGTCTTCGGCGGGCACTACCCGTCGGGGGCATCAACATCGGGCCGGCGATGGTTTTCGGATATCTGA
- a CDS encoding MFS transporter produces the protein MPDLSDMHLPGHDRPELKKTPGKAAASGWVGSALEYYDFFLYASAAALVFPQVFFPKGNDAVAIIGSLATFGVGYVARPVGAFFMGHFGDTIGRKKVLVICMMMMGTSTFLVGCLPSYDTIGLWAPAALVFLRLLQGFAVSGELAGAAAMTLEHAPFGKRGFYGSFNLQGTQAGQILAAALFIPLSAWLPDDQFTSWGWRIPFLLSALVVLAAYIIRSRVDETPAFQEEILENEVPRAPIPTAFAQSKANMARVMIMCFVNAVAVTTTVFGAAYATQDGYGLKMDKTTFLWIPVAGNIAAVLIIPFVGRLSDKIGRRPVYITGTLLSGALVFPYLVAIQHKNDLAALVMAVVMWGVFYQGYNAVYPSFFLELFPTKTRVTATAIATQVGFGFTGFIPTLESWIAPPGTNRSVPLTVGLFVFGFTILAAIAAYTVREPFRIPLDQLGKRDAQPLSKEEYEQARSQPVSV, from the coding sequence ATGCCGGATCTGTCGGATATGCATCTACCGGGCCATGACCGCCCGGAACTGAAGAAGACCCCAGGAAAGGCCGCGGCCAGCGGCTGGGTGGGTAGTGCGCTTGAGTACTACGACTTCTTCCTCTACGCCAGCGCCGCGGCTCTGGTCTTCCCCCAGGTCTTCTTCCCCAAGGGCAACGACGCGGTCGCCATCATCGGGTCGCTGGCGACCTTCGGTGTCGGCTACGTCGCCCGGCCGGTCGGTGCGTTCTTCATGGGCCACTTCGGAGACACCATCGGACGCAAGAAGGTCCTGGTCATCTGCATGATGATGATGGGGACATCGACGTTCCTGGTCGGCTGTCTGCCCAGTTACGACACCATCGGCCTCTGGGCGCCGGCTGCGTTGGTCTTCCTGCGGCTGCTGCAGGGCTTCGCGGTCTCCGGTGAGTTGGCCGGTGCCGCCGCCATGACGCTGGAGCACGCACCGTTCGGCAAGCGCGGTTTCTACGGCAGTTTCAACTTGCAGGGCACGCAGGCGGGGCAGATTCTGGCGGCAGCGCTGTTCATCCCGCTGTCCGCGTGGTTGCCCGACGACCAGTTCACCAGCTGGGGCTGGCGCATCCCCTTCCTCTTGAGCGCGCTGGTGGTGCTCGCGGCGTACATCATCCGCAGCCGGGTCGATGAGACTCCGGCCTTCCAGGAGGAGATCCTGGAGAACGAGGTGCCTCGCGCCCCCATCCCGACGGCCTTCGCCCAGAGCAAGGCCAACATGGCTCGAGTCATGATCATGTGCTTCGTCAACGCCGTCGCGGTGACGACAACCGTCTTCGGTGCGGCCTACGCCACCCAGGACGGCTACGGCCTGAAGATGGACAAGACGACCTTCTTGTGGATCCCGGTGGCCGGCAACATTGCCGCCGTCCTGATCATCCCGTTCGTCGGGCGCCTGTCGGACAAGATCGGTCGCCGACCGGTCTACATCACCGGGACCCTGCTGTCCGGTGCCCTGGTCTTTCCCTACCTGGTGGCTATCCAGCACAAGAACGACCTGGCCGCGTTGGTGATGGCCGTGGTCATGTGGGGCGTCTTCTACCAGGGCTACAACGCGGTGTACCCCTCCTTCTTCCTGGAGCTGTTCCCGACCAAGACCCGGGTGACCGCCACGGCGATCGCCACTCAGGTGGGCTTCGGCTTCACCGGCTTCATCCCGACTCTGGAGAGCTGGATCGCCCCTCCCGGGACGAACCGATCGGTGCCACTGACCGTGGGACTGTTCGTCTTCGGTTTCACCATCCTGGCGGCGATCGCGGCGTACACGGTGCGCGAACCCTTCCGGATCCCGTTGGATCAGTTGGGTAAGCGCGACGCCCAGCCGTTGAGCAAGGAAGAGTACGAGCAGGCGCGATCCCAGCCTGTGTCGGTCTGA
- a CDS encoding 3-oxoacid CoA-transferase subunit A: MVEVTQSAAAAVADIPDGATILVGGFGTAGQPVELIEALVDSGATDLTIVNNNAGNGDVGLAALIGAGRVRKIICSFPRQSDSHQFDAKYRAGEIELELVPQGNLAERIRAAGAGIGAFFTPTGYGTPIAEGKETREIDGKHYVLEYPIRGDFALIKGHTADQVGNLVYRKTARNFGPIMAAAADRTIAQVHQVVPVGDIDPENVITPGLYVDQVVVIPQAAVPDQEQGQ; this comes from the coding sequence ATGGTCGAAGTCACCCAGAGCGCTGCGGCAGCGGTAGCCGACATCCCGGACGGCGCCACCATCCTGGTCGGCGGGTTCGGCACGGCCGGGCAACCGGTCGAACTCATCGAGGCACTCGTCGACAGCGGCGCCACCGATCTGACGATCGTCAACAACAACGCAGGCAACGGCGACGTCGGACTCGCCGCGTTGATCGGTGCCGGCCGGGTCCGCAAGATCATCTGCTCCTTCCCCCGGCAGAGCGACAGCCACCAGTTCGACGCGAAGTACCGCGCCGGCGAGATCGAACTCGAGCTGGTGCCGCAGGGCAACCTGGCCGAGCGGATCCGTGCCGCCGGTGCCGGGATCGGGGCCTTCTTCACCCCCACCGGGTACGGCACGCCGATCGCCGAGGGCAAGGAAACCCGCGAGATCGACGGGAAGCATTACGTGTTGGAGTACCCGATCCGCGGCGACTTCGCGTTGATCAAGGGCCACACCGCTGACCAGGTGGGAAACCTGGTCTACCGCAAGACCGCTCGCAACTTCGGACCGATCATGGCCGCCGCTGCCGACCGGACGATCGCGCAGGTGCACCAGGTCGTGCCGGTGGGCGACATCGACCCGGAGAACGTCATCACCCCCGGCCTGTATGTCGACCAGGTGGTCGTCATCCCGCAGGCCGCCGTACCCGATCAGGAGCAGGGACAGTGA
- a CDS encoding sugar phosphate isomerase/epimerase and 4-hydroxyphenylpyruvate domain-containing protein, with translation MHQSIATVSVSGGLADKLSAIAAAKFDGIEIFDQDLISSPLSPAQVADRCAELGLSIDLFQPVRDVEGVAPQAFAAVEHRLRVKLTVMRDLGVTTLLACSNTLPGAIDDPDLSAEQLHRLGELAADQGCRIAFEALAWGRHVSRIGQAWDIVQRADHPAVTVAVDTFHMLARGDGAEALEHIPGDQIGFLQVADAPVLGMDVLQWSRHHRVFPGQGGFDLAPLVAKVFEVGYRGPLSLEVFSDVIREADASITALDAKRSLLHLEEELRRHWAAAGVARPRIGLFDPPPVPSDPEVGFIEIATEPAQLDVLLTAAGFRVAGRHRSKPVTWWANGGANLLTNESTPDTDRWVADQPRPTVTGVGLQVDDVSGFTGRREALLWPALPLRRGEGEAPLAGVDSPAGIHYFVSGQPGTREDWRLDFVPERIPRPAGEGAWSALDHLGYPVAFDVSEAEISFYRTLFGLLPGDVSEFIDPRGRLRSRVMHSDASSARVVLNVTEGHFAAPRRGLNQLAFGCSDVLAASTAMRAAGVPLLAVPANYYVDLDARFDLPEEQLAQWREAGVMYDRDESGGELLHVYTDRIAGAFYVELVQRSGGYDGYGAAGTPVRLAAQRDIEL, from the coding sequence ATGCATCAGTCGATCGCGACCGTTTCCGTCAGCGGGGGGCTGGCGGACAAGCTCTCGGCCATCGCTGCCGCAAAATTCGACGGGATCGAGATCTTCGACCAGGATCTGATCTCCAGCCCACTCTCACCGGCCCAGGTCGCGGATCGATGCGCGGAACTGGGGTTGAGCATTGACTTGTTCCAGCCGGTCCGCGACGTGGAAGGCGTTGCACCGCAAGCATTCGCCGCGGTGGAGCACAGGCTGCGGGTGAAGCTGACGGTGATGCGCGATCTGGGCGTCACGACCCTGCTGGCCTGCTCCAACACGTTGCCGGGGGCGATCGACGATCCCGATCTGTCCGCCGAGCAGTTGCACCGACTGGGTGAACTTGCCGCCGACCAGGGCTGCCGCATCGCGTTCGAGGCGCTTGCCTGGGGGCGACACGTCAGCCGGATCGGCCAGGCATGGGACATCGTGCAACGGGCCGACCACCCTGCGGTCACCGTTGCGGTGGACACCTTCCACATGCTCGCCCGCGGTGACGGAGCAGAAGCACTCGAACACATTCCTGGTGACCAGATCGGCTTCCTGCAGGTGGCCGACGCCCCGGTGCTCGGAATGGATGTGCTGCAGTGGAGTCGCCACCACCGGGTCTTCCCCGGGCAAGGTGGCTTCGATCTCGCGCCGCTGGTCGCCAAGGTCTTCGAGGTCGGCTACCGCGGCCCGCTGTCCTTGGAAGTCTTCAGCGACGTGATCCGGGAGGCCGATGCCTCGATCACCGCGCTGGACGCCAAGCGTTCCCTGTTACATCTGGAGGAGGAATTGCGTCGGCACTGGGCCGCCGCCGGTGTCGCCCGACCACGCATCGGCCTCTTCGATCCACCACCGGTGCCCTCTGATCCAGAGGTCGGGTTCATCGAAATCGCCACAGAGCCAGCGCAACTCGATGTCCTGCTGACGGCGGCAGGCTTCCGAGTCGCCGGGCGGCACCGCAGCAAGCCGGTGACGTGGTGGGCGAACGGCGGAGCCAACCTGCTCACCAATGAGTCGACTCCTGACACTGATCGGTGGGTAGCGGACCAACCCCGGCCGACCGTGACTGGCGTGGGTCTGCAGGTCGACGACGTCAGCGGGTTCACCGGGCGCCGGGAAGCCCTCTTGTGGCCCGCCCTGCCGCTTCGCCGGGGCGAAGGCGAAGCACCGCTGGCCGGTGTCGACAGTCCGGCCGGAATCCACTACTTCGTTTCCGGACAACCCGGCACCCGCGAGGACTGGCGCCTGGACTTCGTGCCGGAGCGGATTCCGCGACCGGCCGGCGAGGGTGCGTGGTCCGCGTTGGATCATCTCGGATACCCCGTCGCGTTCGACGTCAGTGAGGCCGAGATCTCCTTCTACCGGACCCTTTTCGGGTTGCTGCCCGGTGACGTTTCGGAGTTCATCGACCCTCGCGGACGGTTGCGCAGCCGGGTGATGCACTCCGACGCAAGCTCGGCGCGCGTCGTACTCAACGTTACCGAAGGGCACTTCGCGGCTCCGCGCCGTGGGCTGAACCAACTCGCGTTCGGTTGCTCCGACGTTCTCGCGGCGTCCACCGCGATGCGGGCGGCCGGCGTACCTCTGCTCGCGGTGCCGGCCAACTATTACGTGGATCTGGACGCTCGGTTCGACCTACCAGAGGAGCAATTGGCGCAGTGGCGCGAGGCGGGCGTGATGTACGACCGGGACGAGAGCGGCGGTGAGCTGCTGCACGTCTACACCGACCGGATCGCCGGGGCGTTCTACGTCGAACTGGTCCAGCGCAGTGGGGGGTACGACGGGTATGGCGCCGCCGGAACTCCCGTGCGCCTGGCGGCGCAGCGCGACATCGAGCTCTGA
- a CDS encoding sugar phosphate isomerase/epimerase family protein, whose product MTDRTLGLAHLSLIELTPPQLVEVAAGAGFEVVGVRARAVTAAESPFDLSIGSPLLQQTVERCADLGVSVQDVEFILLNGAVTQDDWLPMLDTAAALGAQSVTVAVDDPDRDRALGAITGVVADARDRSLTVTLEPISYNSLHSLPEAFDLAQHADCLILLDALHLLRFGATTDQVRRVAGRVGLVQVCDAPAQRPADKAALVAESRVERLAPGLGDADVTGLLQAVAPEVVVSVECPSAIGRRTRSAQQWAQYLYDTTVSAIKEAEEGHDD is encoded by the coding sequence ATGACCGATCGTACTCTCGGCCTGGCTCACTTGTCCCTCATCGAGCTCACCCCGCCGCAGCTGGTCGAGGTCGCCGCAGGCGCCGGTTTCGAGGTGGTCGGCGTGCGGGCCCGCGCGGTCACCGCAGCTGAGTCGCCCTTCGACCTCAGTATCGGGTCGCCGCTGCTCCAGCAAACCGTCGAGCGCTGTGCCGACCTCGGCGTGAGCGTCCAGGACGTGGAGTTCATTCTGTTGAATGGCGCTGTGACACAGGATGATTGGCTGCCGATGTTGGACACTGCGGCCGCCCTCGGTGCTCAGTCGGTGACTGTCGCGGTCGATGACCCGGATCGGGACCGGGCGCTGGGTGCGATCACCGGGGTGGTTGCGGATGCGCGGGATCGCTCGTTGACGGTCACCCTGGAGCCGATCTCCTACAACAGCCTGCACTCGCTGCCCGAGGCATTCGACCTGGCCCAGCACGCCGACTGTCTGATCCTGCTCGACGCTCTGCACCTGTTGCGCTTCGGGGCAACGACCGATCAGGTACGCCGAGTGGCTGGCCGGGTCGGTCTGGTCCAGGTCTGCGACGCCCCGGCCCAGCGACCTGCTGACAAGGCCGCTCTGGTCGCGGAATCGCGGGTCGAGCGACTCGCCCCGGGGCTGGGCGACGCCGACGTCACCGGTCTCTTGCAAGCGGTTGCTCCTGAGGTGGTTGTCAGCGTCGAGTGCCCTAGTGCGATCGGTCGGCGGACCCGATCTGCGCAGCAGTGGGCGCAGTATCTGTACGACACAACGGTTTCCGCGATCAAGGAAGCGGAGGAAGGACACGATGACTGA
- a CDS encoding 3-oxoacid CoA-transferase subunit B, with translation MTTDATSTPSRLDKHALAKLIAADIPAGAYVNLGIGQPTLVSNYLDPASGVTLHTENGMLGMGPEATGDQVDLDLINAGKIPVTELPGASYFHHADSFAMMRGGHLDICVLGAYQVSVTGDLANWHTGAPDAIPAVGGAMDLAIGAKDTFVMMNLLTRQGDSKLVETCSYPLTGVACVSRIYTDLAVFLIEQDGVVVRETFGIGFDELADLVKVPLRQG, from the coding sequence ATGACCACCGACGCCACGAGCACACCCAGCCGGCTGGACAAACATGCGCTGGCCAAGCTGATCGCTGCCGACATCCCGGCCGGCGCCTACGTCAACCTGGGGATCGGCCAGCCCACGCTGGTCTCGAACTACCTCGACCCGGCCAGTGGGGTCACCCTGCACACCGAGAACGGCATGCTGGGGATGGGTCCGGAGGCCACCGGCGATCAGGTCGATCTCGACCTGATCAACGCCGGGAAGATCCCAGTCACCGAGTTGCCGGGTGCCTCCTACTTCCACCACGCCGATTCCTTCGCGATGATGCGCGGCGGTCACCTCGACATCTGCGTGCTGGGCGCCTACCAGGTGTCGGTCACCGGGGACCTTGCCAACTGGCACACCGGAGCCCCCGACGCCATCCCCGCAGTGGGCGGCGCGATGGACCTGGCCATCGGCGCCAAGGACACCTTCGTCATGATGAATCTGCTGACCCGACAGGGCGATTCGAAACTGGTGGAGACCTGCAGCTATCCGCTGACCGGCGTTGCCTGTGTCAGCCGCATCTACACCGACCTGGCGGTGTTCCTGATCGAGCAGGACGGCGTGGTCGTGCGGGAGACGTTCGGCATCGGCTTCGATGAGTTGGCCGACCTGGTGAAGGTTCCGCTGCGCCAGGGCTGA
- a CDS encoding IclR family transcriptional regulator domain-containing protein — MGALVTVDDTDAPAVERDGRVQSLAKGLAVIQAFDAAHPEQTLSDVARSTGLTRATARRFLLTLIDLGYMRTDGRLFRLTPQVLNLGHAYLSSLQLPEIAQPHLQELSDQVGESSSVAVLDGSDIVYVARVALKRIMTVAITVGTRFPAYATSMGQVLLADLDPQELDEVLARTDLVPLTPQTVTSRSQLEKELAGVRESGYSLNDQQLEIGLVSLAAPIRGSDGRVIAAVNVSTRAGNAEQLRTEQFLPALLRAATAISDDVRLAGL; from the coding sequence ATGGGGGCACTCGTGACCGTTGATGACACCGACGCACCGGCAGTGGAGCGTGACGGCCGGGTGCAGAGTCTGGCCAAGGGGCTGGCAGTGATCCAAGCGTTCGACGCGGCGCACCCGGAGCAGACCCTGAGCGATGTCGCCCGAAGTACGGGGCTGACCCGGGCCACTGCGCGGCGCTTCCTGCTGACGTTGATCGACCTGGGTTACATGCGCACGGACGGCCGGTTGTTCCGGCTCACCCCGCAGGTGCTGAATCTGGGTCATGCCTATCTGTCGTCCCTGCAGTTGCCCGAGATCGCCCAGCCCCATCTGCAGGAACTCTCCGATCAGGTTGGTGAATCTTCCTCTGTTGCAGTGTTGGACGGCTCGGACATCGTCTACGTCGCGCGGGTTGCGTTGAAACGGATCATGACCGTCGCCATCACGGTCGGCACCCGGTTCCCGGCGTACGCCACCTCGATGGGCCAGGTGTTGTTGGCCGACCTCGACCCCCAAGAGTTGGACGAGGTACTGGCCCGCACCGATCTCGTACCGCTCACGCCACAGACCGTGACCAGCCGCAGCCAACTGGAGAAGGAACTCGCCGGGGTGCGAGAGAGCGGCTACAGCCTCAACGATCAGCAACTCGAGATCGGCCTGGTTTCCTTGGCGGCACCGATCCGGGGCTCGGACGGGCGGGTCATTGCGGCCGTGAACGTGTCGACCAGGGCGGGCAATGCCGAGCAACTGCGCACCGAGCAGTTCCTGCCCGCACTGTTGAGGGCTGCGACGGCCATCAGCGACGACGTCCGGCTCGCCGGACTCTGA
- a CDS encoding shikimate dehydrogenase has translation MSTTAQSYLVGLIGDGVLPSLTPPMHEHEADAHGLRYLYRPLDLAMMGRRPEQVGDILHEAVGLGYNAFNITFPCKQLAIAHLDEIAEDAQRLEAVNTVLVQDGRLIGHNTDRSGFASGLATGLPGADLTRVVLMGSGGAGSAVAYAILEAGAERLDILDLDADRATERANHLAAYFPGARVHGGGIDELPVRLTRATGLVNATPVGMHHHPGIPVDAALLDARLWVGDIVYRPVRTPLIVAAEAAGCRVLDGGNMAVGQAVDAFGLITGVTADRVRMRAHFLALVDAESAAH, from the coding sequence ATGAGCACGACTGCGCAGTCCTACCTGGTCGGGTTGATCGGTGATGGCGTCCTGCCGTCGCTGACCCCGCCGATGCACGAGCACGAGGCCGACGCGCACGGGTTGCGCTACCTCTACCGCCCGCTGGACCTGGCGATGATGGGCCGGCGTCCTGAGCAGGTGGGAGACATCCTGCACGAGGCAGTCGGGCTGGGCTACAACGCTTTCAACATCACCTTCCCGTGCAAGCAGTTGGCGATCGCCCATCTGGACGAGATCGCCGAGGACGCCCAACGTCTTGAGGCAGTGAATACCGTTCTGGTGCAGGATGGTCGGCTCATCGGGCACAACACCGATCGTTCGGGCTTCGCCTCGGGTCTGGCCACCGGTCTGCCCGGTGCCGATCTGACCCGCGTGGTACTGATGGGTTCTGGCGGCGCCGGATCGGCCGTGGCCTACGCCATCCTCGAAGCAGGCGCCGAGCGCCTCGACATCCTGGACCTCGACGCCGACCGGGCGACCGAGCGCGCGAACCACCTGGCGGCGTACTTCCCGGGTGCGCGGGTGCACGGTGGCGGGATCGACGAGTTGCCAGTCCGGCTGACCAGGGCCACCGGTTTGGTCAACGCCACCCCGGTCGGGATGCACCATCACCCCGGAATTCCGGTGGATGCGGCCCTGCTGGATGCCCGGTTGTGGGTGGGCGACATCGTGTATCGGCCGGTGCGCACGCCGCTGATCGTCGCCGCCGAAGCAGCCGGTTGCCGGGTGCTGGACGGTGGCAACATGGCAGTGGGACAGGCGGTTGACGCGTTCGGGCTGATCACCGGGGTCACGGCTGACCGGGTCCGTATGCGGGCGCATTTTCTGGCGCTGGTGGACGCGGAGTCCGCGGCGCACTGA
- a CDS encoding Gfo/Idh/MocA family protein codes for MPQLGIAVAGAGLIGRRHIEEIVACDATRLVGVLDPAPTGREVAAAYDVPCVDSWPDLFDRCRPDGVIVATPNAQHVPGGLACIEAGIPVLVEKPLAPTTAEAEVLVAAAETSGVPLLVGHHRQHSPLLRETRAIIDSGALGSIVAVSGSATFAKPADYFDVGGGWRREPGGGPVLINLVHDVNALLGLFGPIVQVEAIAANATRGFPVEDTAAILFRFASGALGTFTLSDAAASPWSWEQTAQENLAYPTFPDEDCYRISGTLGSLGVPTMRLRTTTGEPSWWSPMQTRVLEVHRTDPLAEQIAHFAAVIRGECAPLVTGRSGLETLRVIDAIEQSIARGAEMAVAS; via the coding sequence ATGCCGCAACTGGGAATCGCCGTCGCCGGAGCAGGTCTGATCGGCCGCCGGCACATCGAAGAAATCGTCGCCTGCGATGCGACCCGGTTGGTGGGGGTGCTCGACCCGGCCCCCACCGGCCGGGAGGTCGCAGCCGCGTACGACGTCCCGTGCGTCGACAGCTGGCCGGACCTTTTCGATCGGTGCCGCCCCGACGGTGTCATCGTCGCGACCCCCAACGCGCAGCACGTGCCGGGCGGCCTGGCCTGTATCGAAGCGGGCATCCCGGTCCTCGTCGAAAAGCCCCTCGCGCCGACAACGGCTGAGGCCGAAGTGCTGGTCGCAGCCGCGGAGACGTCTGGCGTGCCCTTGTTGGTCGGACACCACCGCCAGCACAGCCCGCTGCTGCGCGAAACCCGCGCGATCATCGACTCCGGCGCATTGGGCAGCATTGTCGCGGTGAGCGGTTCGGCGACGTTCGCCAAGCCGGCCGACTACTTCGACGTCGGAGGTGGGTGGCGGCGCGAACCCGGTGGTGGTCCGGTGCTGATCAACCTGGTGCACGACGTGAACGCGTTGCTCGGGCTGTTCGGTCCGATCGTGCAGGTCGAGGCGATCGCCGCCAACGCGACCCGGGGGTTCCCCGTCGAAGACACGGCCGCGATCCTGTTCCGGTTCGCCAGCGGCGCGCTCGGGACCTTCACCCTGTCCGATGCGGCGGCTTCGCCGTGGTCCTGGGAGCAGACCGCACAGGAGAACCTGGCCTACCCGACGTTCCCCGATGAGGACTGCTACCGGATCAGTGGCACTCTCGGCTCGCTCGGCGTGCCGACCATGCGGCTGCGGACCACGACCGGCGAACCATCGTGGTGGTCGCCGATGCAGACGCGCGTGCTGGAGGTGCACCGCACCGATCCGTTGGCGGAACAGATCGCGCACTTCGCAGCGGTGATCCGAGGAGAGTGCGCCCCGTTGGTCACCGGCCGCTCCGGTCTGGAGACGTTGCGGGTGATCGACGCCATCGAGCAATCGATCGCCCGTGGCGCCGAGATGGCGGTCGCGTCATGA